A portion of the Bacteroides faecium genome contains these proteins:
- a CDS encoding MarC family protein — protein sequence MDSALLPFALLCFTSFFTLTNPLGTMPVFLTMTHGMTEKERQSIVRRATIVSFITIMVFVFAGQFLFKFFGISTNGFRIAGGVIIFKIGFDMLQARYTPMKLKDEEIKTYADDISITPLGIPMLCGPGAIANAIVLMQDAHSYEMKGILIGTIALIYLLTFFILRASTKLVNVLGETGNNVMMRLMGLILMVIAVECFVSGAKPILVDIVREGTCFK from the coding sequence ATGGATAGTGCACTTCTGCCTTTTGCTTTGCTTTGTTTCACTTCGTTTTTTACATTGACCAACCCTTTGGGGACAATGCCCGTCTTTCTGACAATGACTCATGGAATGACGGAGAAAGAGCGTCAGTCAATTGTTCGTCGTGCCACTATTGTGTCGTTTATCACGATAATGGTTTTCGTCTTTGCCGGTCAGTTTCTTTTTAAATTCTTCGGTATTTCTACTAACGGATTCCGTATTGCCGGGGGAGTGATTATCTTCAAGATAGGCTTCGATATGCTTCAAGCCCGTTATACGCCGATGAAACTGAAAGATGAGGAAATCAAGACGTATGCGGACGATATCTCTATTACTCCTCTCGGTATACCTATGTTGTGTGGACCCGGTGCGATTGCCAACGCCATCGTATTGATGCAGGATGCCCATTCTTATGAAATGAAGGGGATACTGATAGGTACTATTGCATTGATTTATCTATTGACTTTTTTCATTCTTCGTGCTTCCACGAAATTAGTGAATGTCTTGGGTGAAACGGGGAATAATGTGATGATGCGTCTGATGGGATTGATTCTGATGGTGATTGCTGTGGAATGTTTCGTGAGCGGGGCGAAGCCGATATTGGTGGATATTGTGAGAGAGGGGACTTGTTTTAAATAG
- a CDS encoding site-specific integrase, translating to MEKISYNLVFNRKKKLNKKGMALVQVEAYLNRRKMYFSTKIYLKVDQWDAKRRMVKGHPNADVLNRMLYEYIAAIEQTELGLWQQGKSISLDLLKESIDKPVSSGRSFLSFYKEEVANSSLKESTKQNHLSTLELLREFKKDISFTDLTFEFVSSFDNYLQSRGYHLNTIAKHMKHLKRYVNVAINKEHMDVQKYAFRKYKIKSVEGNHTHLSPEELHKFEDLQLTGKFVKLQKTKDAFLFCCYAGLRYSDFINLTSANIVEFHQETWLIYKSVKTGIEVRLPLYLLFEGKGIGILQRYKEGLNNFFKLKDNSNINKELNILANLAGIDKRVSFHTARHTNATLLLYSGANITTVQKLLGHKSVKTTQVYANIMDITVVRDLEKAALLKGNGTHKI from the coding sequence ATGGAAAAGATTAGTTACAATCTTGTGTTTAACAGAAAAAAGAAATTGAATAAGAAGGGAATGGCATTAGTACAGGTAGAAGCTTATCTCAACAGGAGGAAAATGTATTTCTCTACTAAAATATACCTCAAAGTTGACCAATGGGACGCTAAACGGAGAATGGTAAAAGGCCACCCTAATGCTGATGTTCTCAACCGCATGTTATATGAGTATATAGCTGCGATTGAGCAAACTGAACTTGGACTGTGGCAACAAGGAAAATCGATATCTCTGGATTTATTGAAAGAGTCTATTGATAAACCTGTAAGTAGTGGAAGATCATTTTTGAGTTTCTATAAAGAAGAAGTTGCCAACTCTTCATTGAAAGAAAGTACTAAGCAGAATCATCTTTCTACGCTTGAACTACTTCGGGAGTTCAAAAAAGATATATCGTTTACGGACTTGACATTTGAATTTGTTTCTTCATTTGACAATTACCTGCAATCCAGAGGGTATCACCTTAACACTATAGCCAAGCATATGAAACACCTAAAACGGTATGTCAACGTTGCTATTAACAAGGAACATATGGATGTACAGAAATATGCCTTCAGAAAATATAAGATTAAAAGTGTGGAAGGCAATCATACACATTTGTCACCGGAAGAATTGCATAAATTTGAAGATTTACAGTTAACAGGAAAATTTGTAAAATTACAAAAGACAAAAGATGCTTTTTTATTTTGTTGTTATGCAGGGCTGCGATATTCCGATTTTATAAATCTGACATCAGCGAATATTGTTGAATTCCATCAGGAAACCTGGCTTATATACAAATCTGTAAAAACAGGAATTGAAGTACGCCTGCCATTATACCTATTATTTGAAGGTAAAGGAATTGGTATATTACAGCGCTATAAAGAGGGACTGAATAATTTCTTCAAGTTAAAAGATAATTCCAATATTAACAAAGAGTTGAATATATTAGCAAACTTGGCAGGTATTGACAAACGGGTATCTTTTCATACCGCCCGTCATACAAATGCTACCTTATTATTATATAGTGGTGCAAATATTACCACTGTACAAAAATTATTAGGTCATAAAAGCGTGAAAACCACTCAGGTATATGCAAATATAATGGACATAACTGTTGTACGTGATCTTGAGAAGGCAGCGTTATTGAAGGGAAATGGTACGCATAAAATTTAG
- a CDS encoding SusC/RagA family TonB-linked outer membrane protein, with translation MFSSAKTLQISYIGMQTQEVAIKPQLKVILKSDAEVLDEVVVTALGISREKKALGYAVQEVGATELTKGGQLNVGSALSGKMAGVQITQSGGAVGSSQRIVVRGNSSFGENQPLIVVDGVPIINDQATSNARGNDVGTNNNGGVLDLGSGMNDINPDDIESISVLKGGSAAALYGMRAGNGVILITTKSGRKNDKGVSVSYNMDFTVDRVYNLPRLQNKYGQGANGSEYIYNRDGKGSYSSYSDYVLNESFNYVDGTGNGVNDNDDESWGPRLDIGLMIPQFNSPIVNGVRQATPWVSNPNNIKDFFETGTSQNHNLSVTSVKENSTVRASLGYRNQIGTIPNTDMRKITGQMNATYNVNKYIDFDIAMNYTNTNSGNLIATGYTASNPLQSILQWFGRQVDMKVLKEKYNELDENGNRYNWNQSFHVNPYYNVYNNPNKYDRNRFFGKSSVFVKPFSFLKIEGRLGYDMYSSTLNSQILYDTEHTNGWFRDIRETQKELNADVVAYYNDQFGKLSVNGLVGANYRDLNFSQSSQGAGSEGLTVPGLYTMSNVKGSPYTNMDHSHIRSNSVYGNLSLGWDSQIYADVSMRNDWSSTIKEDFFYPAFSLSWIPTETFKSLQSDVMNYLKFRGSWAKIGNATDAYMIGKYYYTDDYTINGTSQFYKPTTAPYEELRPEKILTYELGVEASFLKNRLRVDLTYYNKETSDQIMTIEVPRSTGYSWSLINAGKVQNKGIELQITADIIKNLGGFSWTARFNWAKDKSKIQELSEGLDTYTINNNWGVYNYAKVGESWGTLYGASFKYDDNGNVIIGDNGLPVLAANQKIGNVTPKWIGGFQNEFTYKNLSLGFLLDFRKGGDFFSVTQMFGAQTGILDFTAAGNIRETGVIVGKDVLKDKKCVLADGSENNITVSAQDYYQSYYSNKQMAVCDGSFLKLREIHLTYTFPKSLLSKTKFIQSANVSFIANNVAILKLSKHNEAKIDPESSIASDNNGVGFESNSVPPTRSLGIKLGVTF, from the coding sequence ATATTTAGTTCTGCAAAGACTTTGCAAATTTCATACATTGGTATGCAAACGCAAGAGGTCGCTATCAAACCACAATTAAAAGTAATTCTAAAATCCGATGCTGAAGTTTTGGATGAAGTAGTTGTTACTGCGTTGGGAATTTCTCGTGAGAAAAAAGCATTGGGATATGCAGTCCAGGAAGTGGGTGCAACAGAATTGACTAAAGGCGGTCAGCTAAATGTAGGTTCAGCATTGTCCGGCAAAATGGCAGGTGTACAAATTACACAGTCGGGAGGTGCAGTCGGTTCTTCACAACGCATCGTAGTTCGAGGAAACTCATCATTCGGAGAAAACCAGCCTTTAATTGTAGTAGACGGTGTTCCTATCATTAACGATCAGGCAACTTCTAATGCACGTGGCAATGACGTAGGAACTAATAACAATGGTGGTGTACTTGACCTGGGCTCCGGAATGAACGATATTAATCCGGATGATATTGAATCTATTTCAGTATTAAAAGGAGGTTCAGCCGCTGCTCTTTATGGTATGCGTGCCGGTAACGGGGTAATCCTGATTACCACAAAATCCGGAAGAAAAAATGACAAGGGGGTATCTGTCTCTTACAATATGGACTTTACCGTCGACCGGGTTTACAACCTGCCGAGACTCCAAAACAAATACGGGCAGGGAGCTAATGGTAGCGAATATATATACAACAGAGACGGTAAAGGCTCATACAGTTCATACTCCGACTATGTATTGAATGAAAGTTTCAATTATGTTGACGGAACCGGAAACGGTGTTAACGATAATGACGACGAATCGTGGGGGCCGCGCCTGGATATAGGATTAATGATTCCACAATTCAACAGCCCGATCGTTAATGGAGTACGCCAAGCAACTCCTTGGGTGTCCAATCCGAATAACATCAAGGACTTTTTTGAAACAGGAACATCCCAAAATCATAATCTTTCTGTTACCAGCGTGAAAGAAAATTCAACTGTACGTGCTTCGTTGGGCTATCGTAACCAAATCGGTACTATTCCTAACACTGACATGAGAAAGATTACCGGGCAAATGAATGCCACTTACAATGTAAACAAATACATTGACTTTGACATAGCAATGAATTACACAAACACAAACAGTGGAAATCTTATCGCAACGGGATACACTGCCAGCAACCCGCTTCAATCCATTCTCCAGTGGTTTGGCAGACAAGTAGACATGAAAGTGCTCAAAGAAAAATACAATGAACTGGACGAAAACGGAAACCGTTATAACTGGAACCAATCTTTTCATGTAAATCCGTATTATAATGTGTACAACAATCCAAATAAATACGACCGCAACCGCTTCTTCGGGAAAAGTTCAGTATTCGTTAAGCCGTTCAGTTTCTTAAAAATAGAAGGGCGATTGGGATATGACATGTACAGCAGTACACTTAATTCGCAGATCTTATATGATACAGAGCACACTAACGGCTGGTTCCGTGACATTCGCGAAACGCAAAAGGAACTGAATGCCGATGTAGTCGCCTACTATAACGATCAGTTCGGTAAACTTTCCGTCAACGGACTGGTGGGAGCTAATTACCGTGACCTTAACTTCAGCCAAAGTTCGCAAGGTGCCGGTTCGGAAGGGCTTACCGTACCGGGATTATACACAATGAGCAATGTCAAAGGCTCTCCATATACAAATATGGACCACTCCCACATTCGCTCCAATTCTGTATATGGAAATTTATCGTTAGGTTGGGACAGCCAAATATATGCCGACGTGAGCATGCGCAATGACTGGAGTTCAACGATTAAAGAAGACTTCTTCTATCCGGCTTTCAGTTTGAGCTGGATTCCTACAGAAACATTCAAATCTTTACAATCGGACGTTATGAACTATTTAAAGTTCCGTGGAAGTTGGGCAAAAATAGGTAATGCTACCGATGCATATATGATTGGAAAATATTATTATACAGACGATTATACCATTAACGGAACATCACAGTTCTACAAACCGACTACGGCACCTTATGAAGAGTTACGACCAGAGAAGATTTTGACTTACGAACTGGGAGTTGAAGCCTCTTTCCTCAAAAACCGCCTGCGTGTAGACTTGACTTACTACAATAAAGAAACTTCCGATCAGATTATGACTATAGAAGTTCCGCGCTCCACCGGTTACTCATGGTCACTAATCAATGCGGGAAAAGTTCAGAACAAGGGTATAGAATTACAGATTACTGCTGATATTATCAAAAATCTGGGTGGGTTCAGTTGGACTGCAAGATTCAACTGGGCTAAGGACAAGAGTAAAATCCAGGAATTATCGGAAGGGTTGGACACTTATACTATCAACAACAACTGGGGAGTATATAATTATGCCAAAGTGGGAGAATCTTGGGGAACACTTTATGGAGCATCATTCAAATATGACGATAACGGGAATGTCATTATCGGCGACAACGGTCTTCCCGTATTGGCAGCTAACCAAAAGATTGGCAATGTAACGCCGAAATGGATTGGAGGTTTCCAAAACGAATTTACTTACAAGAACCTGAGCTTGGGATTCTTGCTGGATTTCCGCAAAGGAGGAGACTTTTTCTCTGTAACTCAAATGTTCGGTGCCCAAACCGGTATTCTGGATTTCACGGCAGCAGGCAATATCCGTGAAACAGGAGTGATTGTAGGAAAAGATGTTTTGAAGGATAAAAAATGTGTATTAGCAGACGGCTCAGAAAATAATATAACTGTCAGTGCTCAAGACTATTATCAAAGTTATTATTCAAATAAGCAAATGGCGGTTTGCGACGGCTCTTTCCTGAAACTTCGCGAAATACACCTAACCTATACTTTCCCGAAATCACTATTGAGTAAAACCAAATTCATTCAATCGGCAAACGTGTCATTCATTGCCAACAACGTTGCCATACTGAAACTATCCAAACATAATGAGGCTAAAATTGATCCGGAATCAAGCATTGCATCAGATAATAACGGAGTAGGCTTTGAATCAAATTCTGTTCCTCCGACACGTAGCCTCGGCATCAAACTAGGTGTAACATTTTAA
- a CDS encoding YjjG family noncanonical pyrimidine nucleotidase, whose amino-acid sequence MKYKNLFFDLDDTIWAFSRNARDTFEEVYQKYAFDRYFDSFDHYYALYQKRNTELWIEYGEGKVTKEELNRQRFFYPLQAVGVEDEVLAERFSKDFFAIVPTKSGLMPYAKEVLEYLAPKYNLYILSNGFRELQSHKMRSAGVDGYFKKVILSEDLGVLKPRPEIFNFALSATQSELRETLMIGDSWEADITGAHGVGMHQAFYNVTERTTFPFLPTYHIHSLKELMNLL is encoded by the coding sequence ATGAAATATAAAAATCTGTTTTTTGATCTTGACGACACTATTTGGGCTTTCTCCCGTAATGCCCGTGACACTTTTGAAGAAGTATATCAGAAATATGCATTCGACCGTTACTTTGATTCGTTCGACCATTATTATGCGCTTTACCAAAAACGTAACACCGAACTTTGGATTGAATACGGTGAAGGAAAGGTGACGAAAGAAGAATTGAACCGTCAACGTTTCTTTTATCCTTTGCAGGCGGTAGGAGTAGAGGATGAGGTTTTAGCCGAACGGTTCTCGAAAGATTTCTTTGCCATTGTTCCTACTAAAAGCGGTCTGATGCCTTATGCCAAAGAGGTGTTGGAGTATCTTGCCCCTAAATATAATCTGTATATCCTTTCCAATGGCTTTCGGGAATTGCAATCGCATAAGATGCGTTCGGCGGGCGTAGATGGTTATTTCAAGAAGGTGATTCTTTCGGAAGATTTGGGAGTGTTGAAGCCCCGACCCGAAATCTTTAATTTTGCTTTGTCTGCCACTCAATCGGAGTTGCGCGAAACGTTAATGATTGGTGACAGTTGGGAAGCTGATATTACCGGAGCGCATGGGGTAGGGATGCATCAAGCCTTCTACAACGTGACAGAACGGACAACTTTTCCTTTTCTTCCTACTTATCACATCCATTCTCTGAAAGAATTAATGAATTTATTATAA
- the rsmI gene encoding 16S rRNA (cytidine(1402)-2'-O)-methyltransferase, translating to MGKLYVVPTPVGNLEDMTFRAIKVLKEVDLILAEDTRTSGILLKHFEIKNAMQSHHKFNEHKTVESVVNRIKAGETVALISDAGTPGISDPGFLVVRECVRNGIEVQCLPGATAFVPALVASGLPNEKFCFEGFLPQKKGRQTRLKALAEERRTMVFYESPHRLLKTLTQFAEYFGAERQATVSREISKLHEETVRGSLAELIEHFTATEPRGEIVIVLAGIDD from the coding sequence ATGGGAAAGTTGTATGTAGTACCTACGCCGGTAGGAAATCTTGAGGACATGACCTTTCGGGCTATCAAGGTTCTGAAAGAGGTCGACTTGATTCTGGCAGAGGATACGCGTACTTCCGGTATCTTGCTGAAACACTTTGAAATAAAGAACGCAATGCAATCCCACCACAAATTTAATGAACATAAAACGGTGGAAAGTGTTGTTAATAGAATAAAGGCAGGTGAAACGGTTGCGCTGATTTCGGATGCCGGAACGCCTGGGATTTCCGATCCCGGATTCCTGGTGGTTCGTGAATGTGTGCGCAATGGTATCGAAGTGCAATGCTTGCCGGGAGCAACGGCTTTTGTTCCGGCACTCGTAGCATCGGGATTGCCGAACGAAAAATTTTGCTTCGAGGGTTTTTTACCCCAAAAGAAAGGACGTCAGACACGACTGAAGGCATTGGCAGAAGAACGCCGTACCATGGTGTTTTATGAATCGCCCCACCGTCTGTTGAAGACGTTGACACAGTTTGCCGAATATTTCGGCGCTGAACGTCAGGCAACCGTGTCGCGCGAAATATCCAAGCTTCATGAGGAGACGGTTCGCGGCAGCTTGGCAGAACTGATAGAACACTTTACCGCCACCGAGCCGCGGGGCGAGATTGTGATAGTATTAGCAGGAATAGACGATTAA
- a CDS encoding SusC/RagA family TonB-linked outer membrane protein, whose translation MKRKLMLLLACLFVGISLVTAQTQKVTGVVISEEDGQPVVGASVLVKGTTQGTITDVDGNFNLSNVPSSAKTLQISYIGMETQEVTIKPRLKVVLKSDAKQIDEVIVVAYGTAKKAAFTGSASTMKAEKIAMRQVSNVTNALVGSVAGVQGTSANGQPGEDAKIKIRGIGSMSSSNDPLYVVDGVPYDGSISAINSQDIESISVLKDASASAIYGARGANGVVLITTKKGVSGGNAVVTVDAKWGSNSRAVPNYNVMKDPAMYYETFYKAMYNSQAYNGKSASEARAYALKNMLDVKNGGLGYQVYNVPVGEDFIGTDGKVNKNAKLGYSDGNYYYTPDNWYDEMFDKGNLRQEYNASISGSSDKLNFYMSLGYLDDSGIVEGSGFTRYTGRLKADYQAKPWLKVGANMGYTYYNSKAPTNQTDWGSTGNLFYITSMIAPIYPMYVRNADGNVKVDNNGMTVYDSGNSTGQVRAFMAMSNPGVSLKLDRYESLTNVINAKFYAIVDLYKGLQFNANVGVNTSDQRSSILYNPFYGGSVSAGGQVEVEHYRKIGLNQQFLFTYKNSFAQKHGIDILAGYESYNLKLQDLDVQSKKLYNPWVGEISNAIFETPKATSYTDRYSTKGWLFRAQYDYDEKYFFSASYRRDASSRFHPDNRWGNFGSVGAAWLINKEEFFNVDWVNMLKLKASYGVQGNDNLNYSDGTTNYYPYLDQYTLGSSNGDFAPTFTYKGNKDITWETSHSVDLGVEFGLFHNRLTGSIDYFNRKTTDLLYNQPVSLTQGYSYMPKNVGSMRNSGVEFDLTGVLLNTDKVYWSLSLNGTHYKNKILTLDSSVAENGITRTVTIWKVGGSLFNSYLREYAGVDKETGKALYYVDPDKGDRTTTDDWSAAKQADLGSSLPKIYGGISTTVSLYGFDISMALSYQLGGKFYDFSYQELMHSGDGPGKNWHKDILKAWTPENTNTDVPRISTADKSNQLLSSRFLVNSNYLSLNNITVGYTIPKRLSQKFNINKLRFYVVGDNLGLLTARKGVDPRQSLGTEYFQETGAGMYTSLRTISGGVTITF comes from the coding sequence ATGAAAAGAAAATTAATGCTGTTATTGGCATGCCTTTTTGTGGGCATAAGTCTGGTAACTGCCCAAACTCAGAAGGTCACAGGCGTTGTGATTTCTGAAGAAGATGGGCAGCCGGTTGTTGGCGCTTCTGTGTTAGTAAAAGGTACCACCCAAGGTACAATCACAGATGTAGATGGTAACTTTAATTTGTCGAATGTACCAAGTTCTGCAAAGACTTTGCAGATTTCGTATATTGGAATGGAAACACAGGAAGTTACTATTAAACCTCGTTTGAAAGTCGTTTTGAAGTCCGATGCAAAGCAGATTGACGAAGTTATAGTGGTAGCCTATGGTACGGCAAAGAAAGCTGCATTTACTGGTTCTGCATCAACAATGAAAGCTGAAAAGATTGCTATGCGTCAGGTTTCTAATGTAACAAATGCATTAGTAGGTTCTGTTGCAGGTGTGCAAGGAACCAGTGCTAACGGACAACCGGGAGAGGATGCTAAAATCAAGATTCGTGGTATTGGCTCAATGAGTTCTAGCAATGACCCTTTGTATGTTGTAGATGGTGTACCCTATGATGGCAGTATTTCCGCTATCAACTCACAGGATATTGAGTCTATTAGCGTATTGAAAGATGCATCTGCCAGTGCTATTTATGGGGCGCGTGGAGCTAATGGAGTTGTTCTGATAACAACAAAGAAAGGCGTGTCCGGTGGTAATGCGGTAGTTACAGTCGACGCTAAATGGGGTAGCAACTCACGTGCTGTACCTAATTATAATGTAATGAAAGATCCTGCCATGTATTATGAGACATTCTACAAAGCAATGTATAATAGTCAGGCTTATAATGGAAAGTCGGCTAGTGAAGCACGTGCCTATGCTTTGAAAAACATGTTGGATGTAAAGAATGGTGGCTTAGGCTATCAGGTGTATAATGTACCAGTTGGAGAAGACTTCATTGGAACAGACGGTAAAGTTAATAAAAATGCAAAGTTAGGATATAGTGATGGTAATTATTACTACACTCCGGACAACTGGTATGATGAAATGTTCGATAAGGGCAACTTAAGACAAGAGTACAATGCTTCAATCTCCGGTTCGAGTGATAAATTGAACTTCTATATGTCATTAGGCTATCTGGACGACTCCGGTATTGTCGAGGGATCAGGTTTTACACGCTATACCGGTCGTCTAAAAGCTGATTATCAAGCTAAACCATGGTTGAAAGTGGGTGCGAATATGGGATATACCTATTATAATAGCAAAGCACCGACGAATCAGACTGACTGGGGATCAACCGGAAACTTGTTTTATATTACTTCCATGATCGCTCCTATCTATCCGATGTATGTGCGAAATGCTGACGGAAATGTCAAAGTTGATAATAATGGAATGACTGTTTATGACTCTGGTAACTCTACCGGGCAAGTACGTGCTTTCATGGCAATGTCGAATCCGGGAGTATCGCTGAAACTGGATAGATACGAATCTTTGACTAATGTAATTAATGCGAAATTCTATGCAATAGTGGATTTGTATAAAGGATTGCAGTTTAACGCTAATGTGGGTGTGAACACAAGTGACCAGCGTTCTTCAATTTTATATAATCCATTCTATGGTGGTTCTGTGTCAGCAGGTGGACAAGTAGAAGTTGAGCATTATAGAAAAATAGGATTGAATCAACAATTCCTGTTTACTTATAAGAATAGTTTTGCCCAGAAACATGGTATAGATATTTTGGCAGGTTACGAATCATACAACTTGAAGTTGCAAGACCTGGACGTACAAAGTAAAAAACTGTATAACCCATGGGTAGGTGAAATTAGTAATGCTATTTTCGAAACTCCCAAAGCGACATCTTACACCGATCGTTACTCTACCAAGGGATGGTTGTTCCGTGCACAATACGATTATGATGAAAAATACTTCTTCTCTGCTTCTTATCGTAGAGATGCTTCATCACGTTTCCATCCGGATAATCGTTGGGGAAATTTCGGTAGTGTAGGTGCGGCATGGTTAATCAATAAAGAAGAGTTCTTTAATGTTGACTGGGTAAATATGCTAAAGTTGAAGGCTAGTTATGGTGTGCAGGGTAATGATAATCTGAATTATAGCGATGGCACAACCAACTACTATCCTTATTTGGATCAATACACTCTTGGAAGCAGTAATGGAGATTTTGCTCCTACATTTACTTATAAAGGAAACAAGGATATCACTTGGGAAACATCTCATAGTGTCGATCTTGGCGTCGAATTCGGATTGTTCCACAATCGGTTAACCGGTAGCATCGATTATTTCAATCGTAAAACAACAGATTTGCTGTACAACCAGCCGGTATCTTTGACGCAGGGATATTCTTATATGCCTAAGAATGTAGGTTCAATGCGTAACTCCGGTGTTGAATTTGATTTAACCGGAGTATTGCTAAATACTGATAAGGTATATTGGTCACTTAGTTTGAATGGAACTCACTATAAGAACAAAATCCTCACTTTGGATTCTAGTGTAGCAGAAAATGGTATCACCAGAACTGTTACCATCTGGAAAGTTGGCGGTTCATTGTTTAACTCTTATCTGCGTGAATATGCGGGAGTTGATAAAGAAACAGGTAAGGCTTTATATTATGTTGACCCAGATAAAGGGGACAGAACTACAACTGATGACTGGTCTGCTGCCAAACAAGCGGATCTGGGCTCGTCACTTCCTAAAATATACGGTGGTATAAGTACTACAGTAAGTCTTTACGGATTTGATATATCTATGGCACTTTCTTATCAGTTAGGTGGCAAATTCTATGATTTCTCTTATCAGGAATTAATGCACTCGGGAGATGGCCCTGGTAAAAACTGGCACAAGGATATCTTGAAAGCATGGACGCCGGAAAACACAAATACGGACGTTCCTCGTATCAGTACAGCGGATAAATCCAACCAGTTGCTTTCTTCCAGATTCTTGGTTAACTCTAATTATTTATCCTTGAATAATATCACAGTCGGATATACTATCCCTAAGAGACTGAGTCAGAAGTTTAATATCAACAAATTAAGATTCTACGTTGTAGGTGATAATTTGGGGTTATTGACTGCGCGTAAAGGTGTTGACCCACGTCAAAGTTTAGGAACCGAATATTTCCAGGAGACAGGTGCCGGTATGTATACCTCACTTAGAACGATTTCCGGTGGAGTTACTATTACATTCTAA
- a CDS encoding SusD/RagB family nutrient-binding outer membrane lipoprotein, which yields MKKYINQLYVLLLVSSLMTAGCTDSFDEVNTDPDRPTTVDATNILAHCLRDASDNLFDEWFDLNECSGFAGQISKLSYTEEGYYNFRPNVNNNSWAICYLIISNLNDIIAMSQEDKSKNMEAVATIFQCQIFQITTDRWRDIPYTEACQLETIKKPKYDKQEDIYPDLLAKLKVAADALDENGDDIGSGDVLYGGSINKWKRYCNSLRLRMAMRISGVSKDLARSTVEEILGNPAKYPLIEENSQNAFFTWGNEYPEPWADYYRERANEYGTSELMVNKLKSYNDPRLSVYALPTANSEKEGNPEYIGYPNGKKVYATVANYSKVGKRFMQDLAGFTPWFRACETYFEIAEANKLGFATGISAEDAYNKAVRLSLEENGIAEDDITSYLANEAKYNGTDKQLFEQLWISLFKQGMEAWSCHRRTGFPTDNAVAPDCYYPGHKCPPMRYGYPDTEANLNTENYKIANASVVDYFWGSTMWWDTRDADK from the coding sequence ATGAAAAAATATATCAACCAATTATATGTACTTCTGCTGGTCAGTTCGTTAATGACAGCCGGATGTACTGACTCTTTTGACGAAGTAAATACCGATCCCGACCGCCCCACCACAGTGGACGCGACAAATATACTGGCTCACTGTTTACGTGATGCATCAGATAATCTTTTTGATGAATGGTTTGATTTGAACGAGTGCAGCGGATTTGCCGGTCAAATATCAAAGCTCTCTTACACGGAAGAAGGGTATTATAATTTTCGTCCGAATGTAAACAACAACTCATGGGCAATTTGCTATCTTATTATCAGCAACTTGAATGACATCATTGCCATGTCACAGGAAGATAAGTCCAAGAACATGGAAGCGGTAGCTACTATTTTCCAATGTCAGATCTTCCAGATCACAACGGACCGTTGGAGAGATATTCCATATACAGAAGCTTGCCAGTTGGAAACAATCAAGAAACCTAAATATGACAAGCAGGAAGATATATACCCGGATTTACTTGCCAAGTTGAAGGTTGCAGCCGACGCTTTAGACGAAAACGGAGATGACATAGGCAGCGGAGACGTACTCTACGGAGGTAGTATAAATAAATGGAAGCGTTATTGCAATTCTCTCCGTCTCCGCATGGCTATGCGTATTTCCGGAGTATCCAAAGACTTGGCAAGAAGTACGGTAGAAGAAATTCTGGGTAATCCGGCCAAATATCCTCTAATCGAGGAGAATTCACAAAATGCTTTCTTCACATGGGGCAACGAATACCCGGAGCCTTGGGCAGACTATTATCGCGAACGTGCCAATGAATATGGAACCAGCGAATTAATGGTGAATAAACTGAAAAGTTATAATGACCCTCGTCTTTCTGTCTACGCACTTCCTACTGCCAACAGCGAAAAGGAGGGAAATCCTGAATATATTGGCTATCCCAATGGGAAAAAGGTTTATGCAACCGTAGCTAATTATTCAAAAGTAGGCAAACGTTTTATGCAAGATTTAGCCGGCTTTACTCCTTGGTTCCGTGCCTGCGAAACTTATTTCGAGATTGCTGAAGCCAACAAACTGGGATTTGCCACTGGAATAAGTGCGGAAGATGCTTACAACAAGGCTGTCAGATTATCTTTGGAAGAAAATGGCATAGCAGAAGACGACATCACATCGTATCTGGCCAATGAAGCTAAATACAATGGCACAGACAAACAGCTCTTTGAACAATTATGGATTTCTTTATTCAAGCAAGGCATGGAAGCATGGTCTTGTCACCGCCGGACCGGATTTCCGACTGATAACGCCGTAGCTCCCGACTGTTACTACCCCGGACATAAATGTCCCCCAATGCGATACGGTTATCCGGATACAGAAGCCAACCTGAATACAGAGAATTATAAGATAGCTAATGCATCTGTTGTGGATTACTTTTGGGGAAGCACCATGTGGTGGGATACACGCGATGCTGACAAATAG